The Vidua macroura isolate BioBank_ID:100142 chromosome 4, ASM2450914v1, whole genome shotgun sequence genome window below encodes:
- the LOC128806808 gene encoding cytochrome c oxidase assembly protein COX18, mitochondrial isoform X1: MWRLARAAPPALAAAAAAAGAGPGGHGGAEGWYEWAARSAPVHWAEGGLAALQEATGLPWWAAIAGGAAALRTAVTLPLAAQQGRLLAKLENLQPEIKELAQRLRYEVSVRGKQLGWSEKVARSHFARNMRRIVTELYVRDNCHPFKATLLLWVQVPMWVCVSLALRNCSVGALGSAVQEQFSSGGALWFTDLTAPDPTWILPVSLGLVNLLVVEIFASQTKMPVSRIQKLVTNFFRTVSVVMIPIAATVPSSMALYWLSSSLVGLSHNLLLRSPAFRRLCRIPRTTSDSDTPYRDMVAALATKYSFKKQHP, encoded by the exons ATGTGGCGGCTGGCGcgggcggccccgccggccctggcggcggcggcggcggcggcgggagcggggccgggcggccaCGGCGGCGCCGAGGGCTGGTACGAGTGGGCGGCGCGGTCCGCGCCCGTGCACTGGGCCGAGGGCGGGCTTGCGGCGCTGCAGGAGGCCACCGGGCTGCCCTGGTGGGCCGCCATcgccggcggggccgccgcgctGCGCACCGCCGTGACCCTCCCGCTGGCCGCGCAGCAGGGCCGGCTGCTGGCTAAG CTGGAAAACCTGCAGCCTGAGATTAAGGAGCTCGCCCAGCGCCTTCGCTATGAAGTTTCAGTGCGTGGAAAGCAGCTGGGGTGGTCCGAAAAGGTGGCCAG GTCGCACTTCGCCAGGAACATGCGGAGGATCGTTACGGAGCTGTACGTCCGGGACAACTGCCACCCCTTCAAAgccaccctgctgctgtgggtgcaGGTCCCCATGTGGGTGTGCGTGTCCCTGGCTCTGCGCAACTGCAGCGTCggtgccctgggctctgcag TACAAGAGCAGTTTTCCTCAGGAGGAGCACTGTGGTTCACAGACCTCACGGCACCTGATCCCACGTGGATTTTGCCAGTTTCCCTGGGGCTGGTGAACTTGCTGGTGGTGGAG ATCTTTGCTTCCCAGACAAAAATGCCAGTTTCGCGGATCCAGAAGCTTGTTACGAACTTCTTCCGCACGGTGTCGGTGGTGATGATCCCTATTGCTGCCACAGTGCCCTCT TCCATGGCGCTGTACTGGCTGTCCTCGAGCCTCGTGGGACTGTCCCACAACCTCCTGCTGCGCTCTCCCGCCTTCCGCCGGCTGTGCCGCATTCCAAGGACCACATCCGACTCGGATACGCCGTACAGGGACATGGTGGCTGCCTTGGCCACCAAGTACAGCTTTAAGAAACAACACCCCTGA
- the LOC128806808 gene encoding cytochrome c oxidase assembly protein COX18, mitochondrial isoform X2, whose protein sequence is MRRIVTELYVRDNCHPFKATLLLWVQVPMWVCVSLALRNCSVGALGSAVQEQFSSGGALWFTDLTAPDPTWILPVSLGLVNLLVVEIFASQTKMPVSRIQKLVTNFFRTVSVVMIPIAATVPSSMALYWLSSSLVGLSHNLLLRSPAFRRLCRIPRTTSDSDTPYRDMVAALATKYSFKKQHP, encoded by the exons ATGCGGAGGATCGTTACGGAGCTGTACGTCCGGGACAACTGCCACCCCTTCAAAgccaccctgctgctgtgggtgcaGGTCCCCATGTGGGTGTGCGTGTCCCTGGCTCTGCGCAACTGCAGCGTCggtgccctgggctctgcag TACAAGAGCAGTTTTCCTCAGGAGGAGCACTGTGGTTCACAGACCTCACGGCACCTGATCCCACGTGGATTTTGCCAGTTTCCCTGGGGCTGGTGAACTTGCTGGTGGTGGAG ATCTTTGCTTCCCAGACAAAAATGCCAGTTTCGCGGATCCAGAAGCTTGTTACGAACTTCTTCCGCACGGTGTCGGTGGTGATGATCCCTATTGCTGCCACAGTGCCCTCT TCCATGGCGCTGTACTGGCTGTCCTCGAGCCTCGTGGGACTGTCCCACAACCTCCTGCTGCGCTCTCCCGCCTTCCGCCGGCTGTGCCGCATTCCAAGGACCACATCCGACTCGGATACGCCGTACAGGGACATGGTGGCTGCCTTGGCCACCAAGTACAGCTTTAAGAAACAACACCCCTGA